One window from the genome of Mauremys mutica isolate MM-2020 ecotype Southern chromosome 4, ASM2049712v1, whole genome shotgun sequence encodes:
- the OPTC gene encoding opticin, which produces MRSIALLGVTTLALGLALAASPKEEGKKKEEKPRADIATDDNLDLPNYDLSLDSYGEIIDPSLYEELYDYNDLAPKIEVGTLAPPTKRLEGVGSTRAMPTEAPRRPPPTSPTTKPFGPGLLGSITKQGLPTCLVCVCLSTSVYCDDAELEQIPPLPLETTYLYARFNRISCIRASDFARLKKLKRIDLTSNFISWVDEDSFRLLSTLQELILAENRLTALPALPSSIVRLDARLNRIQSSGVRPEAFRELKKLQFLHLSDNKLDYIPVPLPEGLRSLHLQNNNIRTMHKDTFCESQDHGHVRWALEDIRLDRNPINLSLFPDAYFCLPRLPIGHFY; this is translated from the exons ATGCGGAGCATAGCCTTGCTGGGGGTCACCactctggctctggggctggcctTGGCCGCCTCGCCTAAAGAAGAAGGCAAGAAGAAGGAAGAGAAGCCCAGAGCTGACATTGCAACCGATGACAACCTGGACCTGCCCAACTACGACCTCAGCCTAGACAGCTATGGAGAGATCATTGACCCAAGCCTCTATGAAGAGCTCTATGACTATAATGACCTGGCACCAAAG ATTGAGGTTGGTACATTGGCTCCTCCAACCAAGCGTCTAGAGGGCGTTGGGAGCACGAGAGCGATGCCAACCGAAGCACCCAGAAGGCCGCCCCCGACATCCCCCACGACCAAGCCCTTTGGGCCCGGTCTGCTCGGGTCCATAACCAAACAGG gtctgCCCACCTGCCTGGTCTGCGTGTGCCTTAGCACCTCCGTGTACTGCGATGATGCTGAGCTGGAACAGATCCCGCCGCTGCCCCTGGAGACCACGTACCTCTACGCCCGCTTCAACCGCATCAGCTGCATCCGAGCCAGCGACTTTGCCAGGCTGA AGAAGCTGAAGCGAATAGACCTGACTAGCAACTTCATCTCCTGGGTGGACGAGGATTCCTTCCGGCTGCTGAGCACCCTGCAAGAGCTCATCCTCGCTGAGAACAGGCTGACGGCGCTGCCCGCATTGCCCAGCAGCATCGTGCGGCTCGATGCCCGGCTCAACAGGATCCAGAGCTCCGGTGTCAGACCTGAAGCCTTCAGG GAGCTGAAGAAGCTGCAGTTCCTCCACCTGTCTGATAACAAGCTGGACTATATCCCagtgcccctgcctgagggcctgcgATCCCTGCACCTGCAG AACAACAACATCAGAACCATGCACAAAGACACGTTCTGTGAGAGCCAGGACCACGGTCACGTCCGATGGGCCTTGGAGGACATCCGCCTCGACCGCAACCCCATCAACCTGAGCCTCTTCCCCGACGCCTACTTCTGTTTGCCTCGGCTACCCATTGGCCACTTCTACTGA